The Mercurialis annua linkage group LG2, ddMerAnnu1.2, whole genome shotgun sequence genome contains a region encoding:
- the LOC126669842 gene encoding uncharacterized protein LOC126669842 gives MASLKWLINSAFTQVFGHADTATTSSFTVSVHQECLNNNLKDARIAKKKFGEYPNGFQLPLHYPKFSKADYEKMEEWRVDMLLNEYGLCFKGTLNEKRAFAMGSFLWPDQI, from the coding sequence ATGGCATCCTTAAAATGGCTTATAAACTCAGCATTTACTCAAGTTTTCGGACACGCGGACACTGCTACGACAAGTAGTTTCACTGTGTCAGTGCATCAAGAATGTCTGAATAATAATTTGAAGGATGCAAGAATTGCAAAGAAGAAGTTTGGAGAGTACCCAAATGGATTTCAACTGCCACTTCACTACCCTAAATTCTCTAAGGCAGATTATGAGAAAATGGAAGAGTGGAGAGTTGATATGCTTCTTAATGAATATGGCCTTTGTTTTAAGGGTACCCTTAATGAGAAAAGGGCCTTTGCTATGGGTTCATTCCTCTGGCCTGACCAAATTTAG